In Asanoa sp. WMMD1127, one genomic interval encodes:
- a CDS encoding ABC transporter permease subunit: protein MLWLVWRQHRWQFLAVTAVTIVYCGYIARIGLGAPAAVRACTGACEALNAARSDWSGAVYLGNLLPAAVGIFWGAPLLARETEQGTIRLALTQSVSRRRWLATKLGVLAAVAAVLGLTVGTTVSWAGARFGAFADRPFGNDVVFSQAGLVPVAMWVFALLAGAALGAVLRRLMPALAATVLVLALAFGGLVALRPHLVPPVTAVAGADRMLPDPWMEADERGWIQDVSYVDRDGRVLSPAGAGLVCADPANTYPTPACLARTGLRQRAVYQPADRYVWFQLIEMGLLLVVSAGLGVVVRRRVVDAV, encoded by the coding sequence ATGCTCTGGCTCGTCTGGCGCCAGCACCGCTGGCAGTTCCTCGCCGTCACTGCGGTCACAATCGTCTACTGTGGATACATTGCCCGGATCGGCCTCGGGGCGCCCGCGGCGGTGCGCGCCTGCACTGGCGCCTGCGAGGCTCTCAACGCCGCCAGGAGCGACTGGAGCGGCGCCGTCTACCTCGGCAACCTCCTGCCGGCCGCGGTCGGCATCTTCTGGGGCGCGCCGCTGCTGGCCCGCGAGACGGAGCAGGGGACGATCCGCCTGGCGCTCACGCAGTCGGTCAGTCGCCGCCGGTGGCTCGCCACCAAGCTCGGCGTTCTCGCGGCCGTCGCCGCCGTGCTCGGCCTGACCGTCGGGACGACGGTCAGCTGGGCGGGCGCCCGGTTCGGAGCCTTCGCCGACCGGCCGTTCGGCAACGACGTGGTGTTCAGCCAGGCGGGACTCGTCCCGGTCGCGATGTGGGTGTTCGCGCTGCTCGCCGGCGCCGCCCTGGGCGCTGTCCTGCGGCGGCTGATGCCCGCCCTGGCGGCCACGGTGCTGGTGCTGGCGCTCGCGTTCGGCGGCCTCGTCGCGCTGCGTCCCCATCTCGTGCCACCGGTGACGGCCGTCGCCGGAGCGGACCGGATGCTGCCCGACCCCTGGATGGAGGCCGACGAGCGCGGCTGGATCCAGGACGTGTCCTACGTGGACAGGGACGGTCGCGTGCTGAGCCCGGCCGGCGCCGGCCTCGTCTGCGCCGATCCGGCCAACACCTACCCGACACCCGCGTGCCTCGCCCGGACGGGCCTGCGCCAGCGGGCGGTATACCAGCCGGCCGACCGTTACGTCTGGTTCCAGCTGATCGAGATGGGCCTGTTGCTGGTGGTCTCGGCGGGACTGGGGGTGGTCGTACGCCGGAGGGTGGTCGACGCCGTTTAG